A region from the Kineothrix sp. IPX-CK genome encodes:
- a CDS encoding flagellar basal body-associated FliL family protein codes for MKNNLLSVLVLGLLIVNIVLTSIMMFSVTGASKKTTELVTDIASVLRLELGEAGDAEAVPLSQTQVYNISEPMTVTLKGSEDGTPHYCLASVALSLNTKADGYKDYGSSESMATYEPLVTSEIIDIIGSYTMDELMTSDTQNEVKREILRRIQRMFDSEFVYNVSFSDIKFQ; via the coding sequence ATGAAGAATAATTTATTGTCTGTACTGGTACTCGGTTTGCTGATCGTGAATATTGTATTAACATCTATTATGATGTTCAGCGTGACCGGTGCTTCTAAGAAGACAACAGAACTTGTGACGGATATCGCATCAGTACTTCGTTTGGAATTAGGAGAAGCGGGAGATGCGGAAGCTGTTCCGCTGTCACAGACGCAAGTGTATAATATCTCGGAACCTATGACGGTTACTCTGAAAGGTAGTGAGGATGGAACTCCCCACTATTGTCTGGCATCTGTAGCACTTTCCCTGAATACAAAGGCAGATGGATATAAGGATTATGGAAGCTCTGAAAGTATGGCGACTTATGAGCCGCTTGTTACGAGTGAAATTATAGACATAATTGGAAGTTATACGATGGATGAGCTTATGACAAGCGATACGCAGAATGAGGTCAAGCGGGAAATCTTGAGAAGAATTCAGCGTATGTTTGATTCGGAATTTGTTTATAATGTTTCGTTTAGTGATATTAAGTTCCAATAA
- the fliM gene encoding flagellar motor switch protein FliM has product MGEVLSQNEIDNLLAALSTGELDVDDMQEHGEKQVKNYDFKRPAKFSKEHLRTLEIIHEHYGRLISTNLPVYLRKNIQVSVASSEAVTFSEFSNALSNPVILGIVNFSPLPGSIIVELSCNLGFAMIDRMLGGSGGALEKNRDFSEIEMTIIEKIMIVCMQLMREPWKNVVDVNPMMERIETNSQFAQVIAPSDMIAIVTLNMKIGDVEGLMNICLPYFTLEDVMDKLNTKYWYSTMQEKNDENYEEYIEALIRRVDIPVKAILGRSSVLVNDFVNLQPGDIIRLDKRVDNELSVYVGNIKKFTALPGSSKDKYAVRVTSVIREGE; this is encoded by the coding sequence GTGGGTGAGGTGCTGTCACAAAACGAAATCGACAATTTGCTCGCAGCATTAAGTACGGGTGAATTGGATGTAGATGATATGCAGGAGCATGGTGAGAAGCAGGTGAAGAACTATGACTTCAAACGTCCTGCGAAGTTCTCCAAGGAACATTTGAGAACTTTGGAAATTATACATGAGCATTATGGAAGATTGATATCTACGAACTTGCCGGTTTATTTGCGTAAAAATATACAAGTCAGCGTGGCGAGTTCAGAAGCGGTTACTTTTTCGGAATTTTCAAATGCATTGTCCAATCCGGTTATTCTGGGAATCGTAAATTTCTCGCCGCTGCCCGGAAGTATTATCGTGGAGTTGTCTTGTAATCTGGGCTTTGCGATGATAGACAGAATGCTGGGCGGATCGGGAGGTGCATTGGAGAAGAACAGAGATTTTTCCGAAATAGAGATGACTATTATAGAGAAGATAATGATAGTCTGCATGCAGCTTATGCGGGAGCCGTGGAAAAATGTTGTGGATGTGAATCCGATGATGGAAAGAATCGAGACGAATTCGCAGTTCGCACAGGTTATTGCACCGAGCGATATGATAGCGATTGTCACTTTGAATATGAAAATCGGCGATGTAGAGGGATTAATGAATATATGTCTTCCTTACTTCACGCTGGAAGATGTCATGGACAAGCTGAATACGAAGTATTGGTATTCCACCATGCAGGAAAAGAACGACGAGAATTATGAAGAATACATCGAAGCACTGATTCGGAGGGTTGATATCCCGGTGAAAGCGATTCTGGGAAGAAGCAGTGTTTTGGTCAATGATTTTGTTAATTTACAGCCGGGCGATATTATCAGGCTGGATAAAAGGGTCGACAATGAACTTAGCGTTTATGTCGGAAATATAAAGAAATTCACCGCGTTACCGGGCTCCAGCAAAGATAAATATGCGGTAAGAGTCACCTCGGTAATCAGAGAGGGGGAATAA
- the fliY gene encoding flagellar motor switch phosphatase FliY codes for MDGMLSQDEINALLNGMDLSEEDGGEESSASAVSAVYVDDSLLSEVEKDAIGEIANISMGSSATTLYSLVNRKVNITTPRVTLSNWANMTEDYERPCVFIQIRYTSGLEGSNILVLKEHDVKIITDLMMGGDGTNTDGELGEMHLSAISEAMNQMMGSAATSLSTMLGTMIDISPPDASLVDLNAFKSGSDIASFLDGTFVKISFRMQIGDLVDSTIMQLYPIDFAKTLYETFINNQMENSQPVPTAIPAPEPPQIQNIPPQMAAIGGNGMQQQMAMMGMPQVAMPQMQNMNVQPAQFQNFTTDYSGIQSNENIGLIMDVPLEVTVELGRTSKSISEILDFAPGTIIELDKIAGEPIDVLVNGKFVAKGEVVVIEESFGIRVTEIIK; via the coding sequence ATGGATGGAATGTTATCTCAAGACGAAATAAATGCGTTATTGAACGGGATGGACCTATCGGAGGAAGATGGAGGAGAAGAATCGTCGGCTTCGGCTGTATCAGCCGTTTATGTAGACGATAGCTTACTTTCCGAAGTGGAAAAGGATGCCATTGGAGAAATCGCCAATATCAGCATGGGATCGTCAGCAACGACATTGTATTCTTTAGTTAATCGAAAAGTTAATATTACAACTCCCCGAGTGACGTTATCCAATTGGGCGAATATGACGGAGGATTATGAGAGGCCTTGCGTTTTTATTCAGATAAGGTATACCTCGGGCTTGGAAGGCTCCAATATTTTAGTGCTAAAGGAGCATGATGTTAAGATTATTACCGACCTTATGATGGGCGGCGATGGAACAAACACGGATGGTGAGTTGGGAGAGATGCATCTTAGTGCGATTTCCGAAGCAATGAACCAGATGATGGGATCTGCGGCTACTTCTCTTTCTACAATGCTCGGTACGATGATCGATATCAGCCCTCCGGATGCCAGTCTTGTCGACTTGAATGCATTCAAGTCGGGCAGTGATATTGCTTCTTTTTTGGATGGCACATTTGTGAAAATTTCCTTCAGGATGCAAATTGGAGATTTGGTGGACAGCACGATCATGCAGTTATATCCAATCGATTTTGCAAAGACGTTATATGAGACTTTTATAAATAACCAAATGGAAAATTCACAGCCTGTACCTACAGCAATTCCGGCACCGGAACCGCCGCAGATACAGAATATACCGCCGCAGATGGCAGCAATAGGAGGCAACGGAATGCAGCAGCAGATGGCAATGATGGGGATGCCGCAAGTGGCTATGCCACAGATGCAGAATATGAATGTTCAGCCTGCACAGTTCCAGAATTTCACAACCGATTACAGCGGGATTCAAAGCAATGAAAATATCGGCTTAATCATGGACGTACCGCTAGAAGTAACTGTTGAACTGGGCAGAACGAGTAAATCGATATCTGAAATTTTAGATTTCGCTCCGGGTACAATTATTGAACTCGACAAGATTGCCGGAGAACCGATAGATGTTTTGGTAAATGGCAAATTTGTAGCTAAAGGTGAAGTTGTGGTAATCGAAGAAAGTTTCGGTATCCGAGTAACAGAAATTATTAAATAA
- a CDS encoding response regulator has translation MAKNILICDDAAFMRMMIKDILTKNGYNVAGEAENGVKAVEKYGELNPDLVLMDITMPEMDGIMALKKIKEADPSALVIMCSAMGQQAMVIESIQAGAKDFIVKPFQADRVLEAVKKVVG, from the coding sequence ATGGCAAAGAACATTTTAATTTGCGACGATGCTGCATTCATGCGTATGATGATTAAAGATATCCTTACGAAAAACGGATACAATGTTGCGGGTGAAGCGGAAAACGGAGTGAAGGCAGTGGAGAAGTATGGCGAATTGAATCCCGACCTTGTCCTTATGGATATTACCATGCCGGAAATGGACGGAATCATGGCATTGAAGAAAATTAAAGAGGCAGATCCTTCCGCTCTCGTAATCATGTGCTCTGCAATGGGTCAGCAGGCGATGGTTATCGAATCCATTCAGGCAGGAGCAAAGGATTTTATCGTTAAGCCTTTCCAAGCGGATCGTGTTTTGGAGGCTGTTAAGAAAGTAGTTGGATAA
- a CDS encoding flagellar biosynthetic protein FliO, with protein MMLLTVSNSTNSYLQFLTVLIIFVFVLGITWFFTRWMANLQKGRTYGANIEVIETYKITANKYIQIIKTGDKYLAIGIGKDTITMLAEIPAEQIHLPDKAGDTMPDFKKIFEKAKITDKDRKK; from the coding sequence ATGATGCTGCTTACCGTATCAAATAGTACAAATTCGTATTTGCAGTTTTTGACGGTGCTCATTATATTTGTTTTCGTGCTGGGAATCACTTGGTTTTTTACCAGATGGATGGCCAATCTGCAGAAGGGAAGGACGTACGGAGCGAATATAGAGGTTATAGAGACGTACAAAATTACTGCAAATAAATATATTCAGATAATAAAGACCGGAGATAAGTATCTTGCTATAGGAATAGGAAAAGATACGATTACGATGCTTGCAGAGATACCCGCCGAGCAGATTCATTTACCGGATAAAGCGGGGGATACTATGCCCGATTTTAAGAAGATATTTGAAAAAGCGAAGATTACGGATAAAGACCGAAAGAAATGA
- the fliP gene encoding flagellar type III secretion system pore protein FliP (The bacterial flagellar biogenesis protein FliP forms a type III secretion system (T3SS)-type pore required for flagellar assembly.) yields the protein MRTIFSGRRMIKIICLLFSVGILLCAARPVSAYAADTRESNLTGTTDERTNISNPGDAQTPEDLKELNIANTVTLTYDEGNGQLNGSLRILLTLTLIALAPTLIIMLTSFTRIIIVLHFTRAALNTQTAPPNQVLIGLALFLTFFIMQPTLSKVYEEAVVPFEAGEMDQAEALEVGIQPFRDFMYGQTLAKDVRLFMEISNTEWQGDLASIPTSVLIPSFIISELRTAFIIGFLIYIPFIVIDMVVASTLMSMGMMMLPPTTISMPFKILLFVLADGWNLIIGSLVKTFY from the coding sequence ATGAGAACAATTTTTTCCGGAAGAAGGATGATAAAAATAATATGCCTGCTGTTTTCGGTGGGCATATTATTGTGTGCAGCCAGACCGGTTTCCGCTTATGCAGCGGATACAAGGGAATCGAATCTGACAGGTACTACTGATGAAAGAACCAATATCAGTAATCCGGGCGATGCACAGACGCCGGAGGATTTAAAGGAACTTAATATAGCGAATACCGTGACCCTTACTTATGATGAGGGGAACGGACAATTAAATGGCAGCCTGAGAATTCTCTTGACGCTTACCTTGATAGCGCTTGCACCAACGCTGATTATAATGCTTACCTCGTTTACCAGAATTATTATCGTTCTGCATTTTACGAGGGCGGCTTTGAATACCCAAACGGCGCCCCCGAATCAGGTGTTGATTGGGTTAGCTTTGTTTTTGACTTTTTTCATTATGCAGCCTACTTTGTCAAAGGTATACGAGGAGGCGGTAGTGCCTTTCGAAGCAGGAGAAATGGATCAGGCCGAGGCTTTGGAGGTCGGTATACAGCCTTTTAGGGATTTCATGTACGGACAGACACTTGCGAAGGATGTAAGACTGTTCATGGAGATCAGTAATACGGAATGGCAGGGAGACTTGGCCAGTATTCCAACCAGCGTTCTGATTCCCAGCTTTATTATCAGCGAGCTTCGGACAGCGTTTATTATAGGATTTTTGATTTATATTCCATTTATCGTCATAGATATGGTTGTGGCTTCGACGCTCATGAGTATGGGTATGATGATGCTGCCGCCCACCACGATTTCCATGCCTTTTAAGATACTTTTGTTCGTACTGGCAGACGGCTGGAACTTAATTATAGGAAGTTTGGTAAAGACCTTTTATTAA
- the fliQ gene encoding flagellar biosynthesis protein FliQ: MTIDDITAISSTALYLIIKTSAPVLLVSLIVGLIISIFQTVTSIQEQTLTFVPKIICVFLSIMVLGHWMMNGMSEFMVSLWSDFSVYIR; encoded by the coding sequence ATGACAATTGATGACATAACCGCGATTTCTTCGACTGCATTATATTTGATTATAAAGACATCGGCTCCTGTTCTGCTCGTGTCGCTTATTGTAGGTTTAATTATCAGTATTTTTCAGACCGTTACATCGATTCAGGAGCAGACGCTTACCTTCGTTCCGAAAATCATTTGTGTATTTTTGTCGATTATGGTGTTGGGGCATTGGATGATGAACGGCATGTCGGAGTTTATGGTGAGTCTGTGGTCTGATTTCAGTGTCTATATAAGGTAG
- a CDS encoding flagellar biosynthetic protein FliR — protein sequence MIDYAFTYASLEYFLLIFTRVTCFVFIAPFFSMNNTPRQIRVGISFFVSLLVFFVLAPSEPLQYDTWLGYTVIVMKEALTGFIIGFGANLCNSIVSFAGHVIDMETGLAMVTIMDPTTKESTSISGVFYQYMITLMLIVSGMYQYLLKALVDTFTLIPINGAVFRTDSLTTSVVRFMSDYIIIGFRICLPIFLVMVMLNVILGILAKVSPQLNMFAVGIQIKILVGLSVLFLTAGMLPVASNFIFEQMKKIVVSFVEGLM from the coding sequence ATGATTGATTATGCTTTTACATATGCAAGTCTTGAATATTTTTTATTGATTTTCACCAGGGTGACCTGCTTTGTCTTTATCGCACCGTTTTTCAGTATGAATAATACGCCGAGACAGATAAGGGTAGGGATCAGCTTTTTCGTATCACTGCTTGTTTTCTTTGTCTTGGCTCCTTCCGAACCGCTTCAATACGACACTTGGTTAGGCTATACGGTAATCGTTATGAAGGAGGCCCTGACTGGCTTTATCATCGGGTTTGGCGCGAACTTGTGCAATTCCATCGTATCCTTTGCGGGACATGTTATTGATATGGAGACGGGATTGGCCATGGTTACGATCATGGATCCCACGACGAAAGAATCTACAAGTATTTCCGGTGTGTTCTATCAATACATGATAACTCTTATGCTCATTGTAAGTGGGATGTACCAATATCTCTTAAAGGCTCTGGTGGATACTTTTACGCTGATACCGATAAATGGTGCCGTATTTAGGACTGACTCTCTGACGACGTCGGTGGTTCGTTTTATGAGCGATTATATAATTATAGGTTTTCGCATTTGCCTTCCCATATTTCTTGTTATGGTAATGCTGAACGTCATTCTTGGCATATTGGCGAAGGTTTCGCCCCAGCTCAATATGTTCGCTGTCGGTATTCAGATCAAGATTTTGGTAGGTCTATCGGTACTGTTTTTAACGGCAGGAATGCTGCCCGTAGCTTCTAATTTTATTTTTGAACAGATGAAAAAAATAGTAGTGTCATTTGTAGAGGGACTAATGTGA
- the flhB gene encoding flagellar biosynthesis protein FlhB: protein MILQYNLQFFAKDGPGGEKTEPATDKKLRDARKEGQVAKSKEIGNAFGLLALFLVLKFYVGSMGNSFLEVFYGIYGQIPSLIKNYNGEVPVTSLRAVFNNMVLEMILIMGPVLIIGLLVAFICDVAQVKWSPTGKTLQPKLSKLNPLKGFKKIISKDSLMELVKSLLKVGLIIYVAYSYLKDKYDYIFLLYDIPLNQAILLIGELVIDLGIRVSAIYILIGVLDFAYQKHKFKEDMKMTKQEIKDEYKDQEGDPKIKGKQRQRMREASQRRMMQQLPEADVVITNPTHYAVAIKYDPDKYEAPLVIAKGEDYLAQKIKDAAKEHHIEIVENKPLARMLYANVDVGELVPPELYQAVAEVLAFVYHLKGKT from the coding sequence GTGATTTTACAGTATAATCTCCAGTTTTTTGCGAAAGATGGTCCGGGCGGAGAAAAAACGGAGCCTGCTACCGATAAAAAGTTAAGGGATGCCAGAAAAGAAGGGCAGGTAGCTAAGAGTAAGGAAATTGGCAATGCCTTCGGACTTCTCGCCTTATTTTTAGTGCTGAAGTTCTATGTGGGAAGTATGGGAAACAGCTTTTTAGAAGTTTTTTATGGCATTTACGGACAAATACCGAGTCTGATAAAGAACTATAACGGAGAGGTTCCTGTTACCAGTCTGCGTGCCGTATTCAACAATATGGTTCTTGAGATGATTCTCATAATGGGTCCGGTGCTTATCATAGGATTACTGGTAGCGTTCATTTGCGATGTTGCACAGGTGAAATGGAGCCCAACAGGAAAGACTCTGCAGCCTAAGCTTAGTAAGCTTAACCCCTTGAAGGGATTTAAGAAGATTATTTCCAAGGATTCCCTGATGGAACTGGTAAAATCATTGCTCAAAGTGGGCTTGATCATATATGTGGCATATTCTTATTTGAAGGATAAGTATGATTACATTTTCCTATTATATGATATTCCGTTAAACCAGGCTATTTTGCTTATTGGAGAATTGGTCATAGATTTAGGAATACGAGTTTCTGCTATTTATATACTCATAGGAGTTCTGGACTTCGCTTATCAGAAGCATAAATTTAAAGAAGATATGAAGATGACGAAGCAGGAGATTAAGGATGAGTATAAGGATCAGGAGGGTGATCCTAAAATTAAGGGAAAGCAAAGACAGCGCATGAGAGAAGCTTCTCAGCGCCGTATGATGCAGCAATTGCCTGAAGCGGATGTGGTAATTACCAACCCTACCCACTATGCGGTGGCAATCAAATATGACCCTGATAAATATGAGGCTCCTTTGGTCATTGCAAAGGGAGAGGATTATCTCGCGCAGAAGATTAAAGATGCGGCGAAGGAGCATCACATAGAAATTGTAGAAAATAAGCCCCTTGCCAGAATGCTGTATGCGAATGTAGATGTGGGCGAGCTGGTACCTCCGGAGTTGTATCAGGCAGTAGCCGAGGTGCTCGCATTCGTATATCATTTGAAGGGAAAGACGTAA
- the flhA gene encoding flagellar biosynthesis protein FlhA: MKRADISIALFVVSAFVMFIVPIPAWLLDIFLAFNIALAFTILFGCMFVKEVLDLSFFPTMLLFTTIFRIGLNMSSTKLILSSGDPGNVILVFGNYVGGGDLVIGVIIFIILILIQFMVINKGSERVAEVTARFTLDAMPGKQMAIDADLNTGAITDVEAKRRRDKIQEEASFFGSMDGAVKYVKGDAIAGLIITVINIVGGIAMGVLRQGMDIGGAVDKYTILTIGDGLVSQIPSLLISLSTGILVTKGSKDADFGSMLIRQLFGVPKVLYFVGTILAVLGVVTPLNDILFIAMGLVFIVSGRVMAGTIETAKIEAEVDMDEMAAEEIRQPENVTSLLQVDPIELEFGYGIIPLADVNQGGDLLDRVVMIRRQIALELGTVVPIIRLRDNIQLNPNQYIIKIKGVQVSEGEILFDHYMAMNPGYVEEEITGIPTFEPSFHLPAIWITEGQRERAESLGYTVVDPPSIIATHLTEVIRQYISELLTRQDVQNLVNNMKETNPSLVEELVPKLLGVGEVQKVLQNMLKEGISIRDLLTIFETLADYAATTRDTDILTEYVRQSLKRAISSKYFPSNETTSVVTMDPKLEQEIMNSVKQTEQGAYLTLDPEKTKTVIKSVGDEVQKLENLGKNPIIITSPIVRMYFKRLTEDYFRDLIVVSYNEIESNVELQSVGMVTIA; encoded by the coding sequence ATGAAAAGGGCGGATATAAGTATTGCATTATTTGTGGTGTCTGCGTTTGTTATGTTTATCGTGCCTATTCCGGCGTGGCTGCTCGATATTTTTCTTGCTTTTAATATAGCGTTGGCATTTACTATCTTATTCGGTTGTATGTTTGTAAAAGAAGTATTGGATCTGTCATTTTTCCCGACGATGTTACTGTTTACTACTATATTCAGAATTGGGTTGAATATGTCTTCTACAAAGCTGATATTATCTTCCGGCGACCCGGGTAATGTCATCTTAGTATTTGGTAACTATGTAGGTGGGGGCGATCTCGTAATCGGTGTTATCATTTTCATTATTTTGATTCTCATTCAGTTCATGGTTATCAATAAGGGCTCCGAAAGAGTTGCAGAGGTAACGGCGAGATTCACGTTGGATGCTATGCCCGGTAAACAGATGGCAATCGATGCGGATCTTAATACAGGCGCGATTACGGATGTGGAAGCGAAGAGAAGGCGTGATAAGATTCAGGAGGAAGCGAGTTTCTTTGGTTCCATGGACGGTGCTGTGAAGTATGTTAAGGGAGATGCGATAGCCGGACTCATCATTACCGTAATCAATATTGTGGGTGGTATCGCGATGGGAGTGCTCCGCCAGGGAATGGATATAGGAGGGGCGGTAGATAAGTATACAATCCTTACTATCGGTGACGGTCTCGTCAGCCAGATTCCCTCCCTGCTCATTTCGCTTTCTACCGGTATTCTTGTAACGAAAGGCTCCAAGGATGCCGATTTCGGTTCGATGCTCATCCGCCAGTTGTTCGGTGTGCCGAAGGTATTGTATTTTGTTGGAACCATTTTAGCGGTGTTAGGTGTTGTCACTCCATTAAATGACATTCTTTTTATTGCGATGGGATTAGTATTTATCGTAAGCGGAAGAGTCATGGCAGGAACCATCGAGACCGCGAAGATAGAGGCAGAAGTGGATATGGACGAAATGGCGGCGGAGGAAATCAGACAGCCGGAGAATGTGACCAGTCTTTTACAGGTGGATCCTATCGAGCTGGAATTCGGCTATGGAATTATCCCTCTTGCTGATGTGAATCAAGGCGGCGACTTATTAGATCGCGTTGTTATGATAAGAAGGCAGATAGCTCTGGAACTTGGGACCGTTGTACCAATTATCCGCCTGCGAGACAATATACAGCTGAATCCGAACCAATATATTATTAAGATAAAAGGTGTACAAGTAAGCGAGGGAGAGATTTTGTTCGATCACTACATGGCCATGAATCCCGGGTATGTGGAGGAGGAAATCACAGGTATTCCTACCTTTGAACCTTCTTTCCATCTGCCGGCGATTTGGATTACCGAGGGGCAGAGGGAAAGGGCCGAAAGTCTGGGCTATACGGTAGTAGACCCTCCGTCCATTATCGCGACGCACCTGACAGAAGTTATAAGGCAGTATATTTCCGAGCTGCTCACAAGACAGGATGTACAGAATCTTGTCAACAACATGAAGGAAACGAATCCCTCCCTGGTGGAAGAACTTGTTCCGAAACTGCTTGGTGTCGGCGAGGTTCAAAAGGTATTGCAAAATATGTTGAAGGAAGGAATCTCCATCCGGGATTTGCTTACCATTTTCGAGACGCTGGCGGATTACGCGGCGACCACGAGGGATACGGATATTTTGACGGAATATGTAAGGCAAAGCTTAAAGAGAGCTATTTCCAGCAAGTATTTTCCTTCTAACGAGACCACCAGCGTGGTGACCATGGATCCGAAGCTGGAACAGGAGATTATGAACAGCGTAAAGCAGACAGAGCAGGGGGCATACCTTACTCTCGATCCGGAAAAGACGAAGACGGTCATCAAGTCGGTAGGAGACGAAGTGCAGAAGCTAGAGAATCTGGGTAAGAATCCTATTATTATCACTTCGCCTATCGTACGCATGTATTTTAAACGGCTGACGGAGGATTATTTCAGAGACTTGATTGTCGTTTCTTATAATGAAATCGAATCAAATGTAGAATTACAATCTGTTGGGATGGTGACGATAGCATGA
- the flhF gene encoding flagellar biosynthesis protein FlhF yields MIIKKFQGKTENEAVEAAKRELGKNIVIMNVKGVKKKGFFRFFRSDMVEVTIALEEENERYYPLRKEEKKESASPSKVVYPSPYNEIQNSRSLFVENLDEEKRESTLLEEKLDNLHILLEQQLQRPESEKVEEEEAVHSELEKFTKILYNTMLDNEVSEKNANQIIDEIEKNVKPNMPFDYALSSIYQKMVLKFGKPASITPPENGVKVIFFVGPTGVGKTTTIAKIASKFIVDDKKKVALLTADTYRIAAAEQLRTYANILEVPFRVIYAPEEIAQVLENFADYDYVFVDTSGHSYQNEEQKANTNELIHSADGLAEKEVFLVLSATTKYRDLIRIVDSYSQVTDYKLIFTKLDETSAMGNLLNIKLYTGASLSYVTCGQNVPDDIEEFNPQKTVKKLLGGQN; encoded by the coding sequence ATGATAATTAAGAAATTCCAAGGAAAAACAGAAAACGAAGCCGTAGAAGCGGCAAAAAGAGAGCTAGGAAAAAATATCGTTATAATGAATGTGAAGGGCGTGAAAAAGAAAGGCTTTTTCCGCTTTTTCCGTTCGGATATGGTGGAGGTGACGATCGCTCTCGAGGAGGAAAATGAGAGATATTATCCATTGAGGAAAGAAGAAAAAAAGGAATCGGCAAGTCCATCGAAGGTGGTTTATCCGTCTCCATATAACGAGATTCAAAATTCCAGATCTCTCTTTGTCGAAAATCTTGATGAGGAAAAAAGAGAAAGCACTTTGCTGGAGGAGAAGCTGGATAATCTTCACATTCTTTTGGAACAGCAGCTCCAGCGTCCGGAGAGCGAAAAGGTGGAGGAAGAAGAGGCAGTACATAGTGAACTTGAGAAATTCACCAAGATTTTATACAATACAATGTTGGATAATGAAGTAAGCGAGAAGAATGCCAATCAAATCATAGACGAAATTGAGAAAAATGTGAAGCCAAACATGCCCTTCGACTATGCGCTTTCCAGCATTTACCAAAAGATGGTTCTCAAATTCGGCAAGCCGGCAAGCATAACGCCTCCTGAAAACGGGGTAAAAGTGATCTTCTTCGTAGGTCCGACCGGAGTGGGAAAGACTACTACCATAGCGAAAATAGCTTCCAAATTCATCGTGGACGATAAGAAAAAGGTAGCGCTTTTAACTGCAGATACATACCGCATTGCGGCGGCAGAGCAGCTTCGCACCTACGCTAATATCTTAGAGGTGCCTTTTCGTGTGATATATGCTCCAGAGGAAATTGCGCAGGTTTTGGAGAATTTTGCGGATTATGATTATGTTTTTGTAGATACGTCGGGGCACTCCTACCAGAACGAGGAGCAGAAGGCCAATACCAACGAGCTGATTCATTCAGCGGATGGTCTGGCTGAAAAAGAAGTCTTTCTAGTGCTCAGTGCTACCACCAAATACCGAGATTTGATCCGTATCGTCGATTCCTATTCGCAAGTTACAGATTATAAGCTGATATTTACAAAGCTGGACGAGACTTCGGCGATGGGAAATCTACTGAATATCAAGCTATATACGGGCGCTTCATTATCTTATGTTACTTGCGGGCAGAACGTGCCGGATGACATAGAAGAGTTCAATCCCCAGAAGACTGTAAAAAAATTACTTGGCGGACAAAATTAG